The proteins below come from a single Scatophagus argus isolate fScaArg1 chromosome 15, fScaArg1.pri, whole genome shotgun sequence genomic window:
- the LOC124071898 gene encoding GSK3-beta interaction protein, whose amino-acid sequence MEIDCQPEESIISSFDEDCVVLGDVKDMRLEAEAVVNDVLFAVSEMHVSQSLNCASDVAYINVETREGNRYCLELTEAGLRVVGYAFDQVDEDLSTQYHETVYSLLDTLSPGYREAFGNALLQRLERLKQNGQ is encoded by the exons ATGGAGATAGACTGCCAGCCCGAGGAATCCATCATCTCTTCATTTGATGAGGACTGTGTTGTGCTTGGTGACGTCAAGGACATGAGATTGGAGGCAGAAGCAGTGGTCAACGATGTACTTTTTGCCGTCTCTGAAATGCATGTGTCACAAAGTCTCAACTGTGCGTCAGATGTGGCCTACATAAATGTAGAAACAAGAGAGGGGAATCGGTACTGTCTGGAGCTCACAGAGGCAGGACTAAGG GTGGTCGGCTATGCCTTCGATCAAGTAGACGAGGATTTGAGCACCCAGTATCATGAGACTGTTTACTCACTTCTGGACACGCTGAGCCCGGGTTACAGAGAAGCCTTTGGGAATGCTTTGCTCCAGCGGCTTGAGAGACTGAAGCAAAatggacaataa
- the LOC124071896 gene encoding NPC intracellular cholesterol transporter 2-like — protein sequence MGVRTFIVLFCLMGFTCAEMVKFLDCGSTTGKVASVDISPCPSQPCQLHKGQAYSVNVTFNSGVESQTSKALVHGIIAGVAIPFPIPIEDGCQSGIHCPIQKQQSYHYVNSLPVKSGYPSIKLVVEWELKDDNSKDLFCIRFPVQIVS from the exons ATGGGTGTCCGCACTTTCATcgttttgttctgtttaatgGGATTCACCTGTGCGGAGATGGTGAAATTCTTGGATTGCG GCTCCACAACTGGCAAAGTGGCCTCAGTGGACATCAGTCCTTGTCCCAGTCAGCCATGCCAGCTACACAAAGGACAGGCCTACAGTGTCAATGTGACATTCAACAGTG GTGTGGAGAGCCAGACAAGCAAGGCATTGGTTCACGGTATTATTGCTGGAGTTGCCATCCCCTTTCCCATTCCCATCGAGGATGGCTGCCAGTCTGGAATCCACTGTCCCATCCAGAAGCAGCAGAGCTATCACTATGTAAACTCCCTTCCTGTCAAGTCTGGGTATCCCTCC ATAAAGCTGGTTGTGGAGTGGGAACTGAAAGACGACAACAGCAAGGACCTGTTCTGCATCAGGTTCCCAGTTCAGATTGTGAGCTAG
- the isca2 gene encoding iron-sulfur cluster assembly 2 homolog, mitochondrial produces MSFVRGAVITASKSKVLRLARASALVNTLNVSQQSHRVPETRLLRYTVGIQRFSSSSAQEKLAESGPPEDKVHLTESCVKRLSEIMEKGEYLRIHVEGGGCSGFQYKFSVVNTKTEDDRVFEQGGVGVIVDQDSLEFVKGATVDFTQELIRSTFQVLKNPQADHGCSCGSSFSVKI; encoded by the exons ATGTCATTCGTGAGAGGAGCCGTGATAACTGCGTCAAAGTCAAAAGTATTGCGCCTTGCCAG GGCTTCTGCTCTTGTGAACACCCTCAATGTGAGCCAGCAGTCACACCGGGTTCCTGAAACCCGTCTGCTCCGTTATACAGTGGGGATTCAGCGTTTCAGCAGCTCTTCAGCGCAGGAGAAACTAGCTGAGTCAGGTCCACCTGAAGATAAAGTACACCTCACCGAGTCATGTGTGAAG AGACTGAGTGAAATTATGGAGAAGGGCGAGTACCTTAGAATACATGTGGAGGGAGGTGGCTGCTCTGGGTTCCAGTATAAATTTTCTGTTGTGAATACCAAGACTGAAGATGACAG agtGTTTGAGCAGGGAGGGGTGGGTGTTATCGTTGATCAGGACAGCCTGGAGTTCGTGAAAGGAGCCACAGTAGACTTCACCCAGGAGCTGATCCGCTCCACCTTCCAAGTGCTGAAGAATCCCCAAGCTGATCATGGCTGCTCCTGTGGCAGCTCCTTCTCTGTCAAAATATGA